The Atribacterota bacterium sequence CAAATTATTAAGGATGCTTATCAAGCTATACCGGTATTGATTTTACCTATTATTATCCTGGGGGGTATATTTAGTGGCATATTTACTGCTACAGAAGCGGCAGTAGTTGCAGTTTTCTATGCCTTAGGACTAGGTTTATATCTAAAAGAAATAACCATACCAAAGCTTTTTAATTGTTTAGTTATGACTGGAGTAACTTCAGCAATTTCACTTTTGTTGATTGGTGCCACTACTCCCTTGGGTTGGATATTAGCTTTACATCATGTCCCTAGCATGATAGCAGGTTGGTTTATAACTGTGACCTCTAATCCCACTGTTTTTTTGTTACTCATTGTAGCTTTTATGCTGGCCATCGGCTGCGTTATGGATAATGATCCAGTGATTTTGCTTACTACACCTATATTCTTACCTATAGCAAAAAGTTTAGGAATAAGCCCTCTTCTGTATGGAATAATTGTTAATGTTGCACTGGCAATTGGTATAGTAACTCCACCAGTGGGCTGTGCGCTATTTGTCGCCTGTGCTGTGGGAAAGATTAATATTACAGAGGTAATAGGAGAGTTTTTGCCATTTTATCTGGTTATGGTTATTGTGGTAATATTGCTTGTATTTTTCCCACAATTGGTACTCTATCTGCCATTAAAATTTATGCCACTTTCTGTATATTAAATTAATATGTAGTTGACTTAACATATTTACAAAAATATAAATTAAAGGAGGTTCACAAAAAAATAAAATGGAAATAAGACAAGCATTTAATGCACAATATATTAAAAGCCTTACTACAGAAGACTTACCGAAGGATATGCTAATTTCGGGATTATTTATTCCTGGAAAGCAGAAAATGGTTTATACTCATTTTGATAGAATGATTGTCGGTGGTATCAGTCCTCGACAACCTCTTACAATAGATGATACCAGAAAGCTTACCGGAACTGATTACCTTCTGGAAAGCAGAGAAATGGGAATTATAAATATTGGTTCTCCTGGCATTATCAAAGTAGATGGTGAGGATTATGTTTTAGATTATAAGGATTTATTGTATATTGGAATGGGAATACGTGACATTCAGTTTCTAAGTAAGAACCAGGAAGAATTGGCTAAGTTTTATTTTGTATGCACTACTGCACATCAAACCTATCCCACCAAAAAAATTGAATTCAATATGATTCAACCAATTTCACTTGGTTCAACAGAAGGTGCCAGCAAGCGAGTGCTCTATAAATATATAGTTCCAGAAACAATACAAACAAGTCAGTTAACTATGGGAATGACAGCAGTG is a genomic window containing:
- a CDS encoding TRAP transporter large permease, with the protein product MTIVFLFLGILGFFIILNFPIIYAIIATSWILLRFGDIPIPVSLIGQKLIGGINSFPLLAVPFFMLAANIMTSTSIIKRLVSFITSLIGFVRSGLAIVNVLVSMIFAGMSGSATADTAGASAMIMNAMIEEGYDRPFSVAITGASSTIGIIIPPSIPLIIYAWVSNVSVSALFLAGIIPGILVGIAQISLATYKGKIRNYPKHPRVPFRQIIKDAYQAIPVLILPIIILGGIFSGIFTATEAAVVAVFYALGLGLYLKEITIPKLFNCLVMTGVTSAISLLLIGATTPLGWILALHHVPSMIAGWFITVTSNPTVFLLLIVAFMLAIGCVMDNDPVILLTTPIFLPIAKSLGISPLLYGIIVNVALAIGIVTPPVGCALFVACAVGKINITEVIGEFLPFYLVMVIVVILLVFFPQLVLYLPLKFMPLSVY
- the kduI gene encoding 5-dehydro-4-deoxy-D-glucuronate isomerase; protein product: MEIRQAFNAQYIKSLTTEDLPKDMLISGLFIPGKQKMVYTHFDRMIVGGISPRQPLTIDDTRKLTGTDYLLESREMGIINIGSPGIIKVDGEDYVLDYKDLLYIGMGIRDIQFLSKNQEELAKFYFVCTTAHQTYPTKKIEFNMIQPISLGSTEGASKRVLYKYIVPETIQTSQLTMGMTAVEPGNVWCNIPGHTHARKTEVFLFCELKEEAIIVNIIGEPKETRHIITRNEEAIIAPGWSIHSGVGTSNYTLIWGMAGENQTFTDMDGIPFNDLQ